Proteins encoded by one window of Winogradskyella sp. PG-2:
- a CDS encoding peptide MFS transporter, whose product MEFKFGGSAENQKTVLGHPSGLFVLFFTEMWERFSYYGMRALLVLFLVSTVLDGGWEWTRADALVLYGWYTGLVYITPIIGGFIADKFMGYRRAVVVGAFIMTLGHAAMALEGMTSIFFYAGLSFLIIGNGFFKPNISSMVGQLYKSQGKEKDAGYTIFYMGINAGAFLGILLCGYVGEKVGWHYGFGLAGIFMFLGMLQFYFTQSIFGKIGLSPKQTEDFDDVIEDSIEKIEDNVEDVIEEAESSKVVRDRLFVIGIFSLFVVFFWWAFEQAGGSMTIFAADYTDRALEGGAATTFKIVNTVITIVPMIVITWVLAMLFKQTFKKYALANILLASSFVIIWGIVIWMLNREFQSDTTEVPASWFSVLNSLFIILFAPLFSKIWESKLNPSGPIKFAIGLLLVGLGFAALAYGSAGIPDGAKTASVSLMYLVVAYFLHTMGELCVSPVGLSYVSKLAPVKLVSMMFGIWFTANFFANLLGGFTGSYMDPIMEEHGLSTFFLIFTIIPIVAAIIMFLLNPMLKRKMHGIN is encoded by the coding sequence ATGGAATTTAAATTTGGAGGTTCAGCAGAGAACCAAAAGACCGTTTTAGGACATCCTTCTGGTCTATTTGTACTTTTCTTTACAGAGATGTGGGAGCGTTTTTCTTATTATGGAATGCGAGCTTTACTTGTTTTATTTCTCGTATCAACTGTACTTGATGGTGGTTGGGAATGGACTAGAGCTGACGCATTAGTGCTTTATGGATGGTATACAGGTTTAGTTTATATCACACCAATCATAGGTGGTTTCATTGCAGATAAATTTATGGGTTATCGAAGAGCAGTAGTAGTCGGTGCTTTTATTATGACGTTAGGACATGCGGCTATGGCCTTAGAAGGAATGACTTCGATTTTCTTTTATGCAGGACTTTCATTTTTGATTATTGGAAACGGATTCTTTAAACCGAACATCTCTTCTATGGTTGGTCAATTATATAAATCACAAGGAAAAGAAAAGGATGCAGGTTATACCATTTTTTATATGGGTATTAATGCTGGAGCCTTTTTGGGTATTCTTTTATGTGGTTATGTAGGAGAAAAAGTAGGTTGGCATTATGGTTTTGGACTTGCTGGAATTTTTATGTTTTTAGGAATGCTGCAGTTTTATTTTACTCAAAGTATTTTCGGGAAAATAGGATTGTCACCAAAACAAACTGAAGATTTTGATGATGTCATTGAAGATAGTATTGAGAAAATTGAAGACAACGTTGAAGATGTAATTGAAGAAGCTGAGAGTTCTAAGGTGGTAAGAGATAGATTATTCGTTATAGGTATATTCTCTCTTTTCGTAGTCTTCTTTTGGTGGGCATTTGAGCAAGCAGGTGGTTCTATGACAATTTTTGCGGCTGATTATACAGATAGAGCTTTAGAAGGTGGTGCAGCTACAACTTTTAAAATTGTAAATACAGTAATAACGATAGTGCCAATGATAGTTATAACATGGGTGTTGGCAATGTTATTTAAACAAACGTTTAAAAAGTATGCTTTAGCAAATATATTGTTGGCTTCTAGTTTTGTAATTATATGGGGAATCGTAATTTGGATGTTGAACAGAGAGTTTCAATCAGATACGACTGAAGTTCCTGCATCATGGTTTTCAGTTTTAAACTCATTATTTATTATTCTGTTTGCGCCATTATTTTCTAAAATATGGGAAAGCAAGCTCAACCCTTCAGGACCTATTAAATTTGCGATAGGCTTACTATTAGTTGGTTTAGGGTTTGCTGCACTTGCTTATGGATCTGCCGGCATTCCAGATGGAGCCAAGACAGCTTCCGTAAGTTTAATGTATTTAGTAGTTGCATATTTCTTACATACTATGGGCGAGCTTTGTGTATCTCCTGTTGGTTTATCTTATGTAAGTAAATTAGCTCCAGTGAAATTAGTAAGTATGATGTTTGGTATTTGGTTTACAGCCAATTTCTTCGCTAACTTACTAGGTGGATTTACAGGTAGTTATATGGATCCAATAATGGAAGAACATGGTTTATCCACATTCTTTTTAATATTTACTATTATTCCAATTGTTGCGGCTATAATAATGTTTTTATTAAACCCAATGTTAAAACGCAAAATGCACGGAATAAACTAA
- a CDS encoding S9 family peptidase — MKLRHIVAIVGFLTTSLIYCQDKQISLQDIWSGEFRIERMQALHSMKNGKQYSVLNFDRQSRTATIDIYDYKTLEKVKTLVSSSDLEEIQGFFDYSFSEDESKVILTTNSKPVFRRSTLGEYYIYDIASKTLTKVSDDLVQEPTLSPDATKIAYGFENNLYVKDLASGQVRQVTKDGEKNKIINGITDWVYEEEFSFVRAFDWNASGNQIAFIRFDESEVPEFSMDVFGSGLYQTQQVFKYPKAGEANSKVSLHLYDLSTDKTQELKVDKTYNDFYIPRIKWTKDANVLSAQYMNRHQNELDLWMINTKTNSSNLVLAEKDKAYIDVTFNLTFLKDNSFIWTSEKDGYNHIYHYDNDGSLINQVTKGDWEVTNYYGFNEKENTIYYQSVENGSINRDVYSVKLNSKSKKRLTKTDGTNSASFSADFTYFINTHSSATTPPEYTLNSSKSGNVVKGIKDNDRLAQKVGSFVTSKKEFSTINVNGNDLNMWMVKPADFDANKQYPLFMYQYSGPGSQQVANRWNGTNDYWYQMLAQQGYIVACVDGRGTGFKGADFKKVTQNELGKYEVEDQIAAAKKLGALPYVDETRMGIWGWSYGGFMSSNALFKGNDVFKMAIAVAPVTSWRFYDTIYTERYMTTPQENPSGYDENSPINHVDKLEGDFLLIHGSGDDNVHLQNTMRMVEALIQADKQFEWMIYPDKNHGIYGGNTRLHLYKKMTNFINKTLGDKLEKAEVEAEETSKIKG, encoded by the coding sequence ATGAAATTAAGACACATTGTTGCAATTGTAGGATTTTTAACAACCTCATTAATTTATTGTCAAGATAAACAGATTTCACTCCAAGATATTTGGAGTGGTGAGTTTAGAATAGAAAGAATGCAAGCCTTGCATTCAATGAAAAACGGTAAACAATATTCGGTTTTAAATTTCGATAGGCAAAGTAGAACAGCAACGATAGACATTTACGATTATAAAACTTTAGAAAAAGTAAAGACCTTGGTATCATCTTCAGACTTAGAAGAGATTCAAGGTTTTTTTGATTATAGCTTCAGTGAAGATGAGTCTAAGGTGATCTTAACAACTAATTCTAAACCAGTTTTTAGACGCTCAACACTTGGGGAGTATTACATATATGATATTGCCTCTAAAACGTTAACGAAAGTGTCTGATGATTTGGTTCAAGAACCTACATTATCTCCAGATGCAACTAAGATAGCTTATGGATTTGAAAATAATCTTTATGTTAAAGACCTAGCTTCAGGACAAGTGAGACAAGTGACTAAAGATGGTGAAAAGAATAAAATCATCAACGGTATTACGGATTGGGTATACGAAGAAGAATTTAGCTTCGTAAGAGCTTTTGATTGGAATGCTAGTGGCAATCAAATTGCATTTATTCGTTTTGATGAATCTGAGGTGCCAGAATTTTCAATGGATGTTTTTGGTTCAGGTTTGTATCAAACACAGCAAGTATTTAAATACCCTAAAGCTGGAGAAGCAAATTCTAAAGTATCTCTGCATTTATACGATTTAAGTACTGATAAAACTCAAGAGCTAAAAGTCGATAAGACTTATAATGACTTCTACATTCCTAGAATAAAATGGACTAAAGACGCTAATGTTCTTAGTGCGCAGTATATGAACCGTCACCAGAATGAATTAGATCTTTGGATGATTAATACAAAAACTAACTCTTCTAATTTAGTTTTGGCTGAAAAAGACAAGGCATATATTGATGTGACTTTTAACTTAACGTTTCTAAAGGATAATAGCTTTATATGGACAAGTGAAAAAGATGGATATAATCATATCTATCATTATGATAATGATGGAAGTTTAATTAATCAAGTTACTAAAGGTGACTGGGAAGTGACTAACTATTATGGTTTTAACGAAAAAGAGAATACCATTTATTACCAGTCTGTAGAAAACGGATCGATAAATAGAGATGTCTATTCTGTTAAGTTAAATAGTAAAAGTAAAAAGCGATTAACTAAAACTGATGGTACTAATAGTGCTTCATTTAGTGCAGACTTCACTTATTTTATTAATACACATTCTAGTGCAACAACTCCACCAGAATACACGCTTAATAGTTCTAAATCGGGTAACGTTGTAAAAGGTATAAAAGATAATGATCGTTTGGCTCAGAAAGTTGGAAGTTTTGTGACTTCTAAAAAAGAGTTCAGTACCATTAATGTAAACGGAAATGATTTAAATATGTGGATGGTGAAACCAGCAGATTTTGATGCGAATAAACAATATCCATTATTTATGTATCAATACTCTGGTCCAGGCTCACAGCAAGTCGCTAATCGTTGGAACGGAACAAATGATTATTGGTATCAAATGCTAGCACAACAAGGCTATATTGTGGCTTGTGTAGATGGAAGAGGTACTGGTTTTAAAGGTGCTGATTTTAAAAAGGTAACACAGAATGAATTAGGTAAATACGAAGTTGAAGATCAAATTGCTGCAGCTAAAAAATTAGGAGCTTTACCATATGTTGATGAAACTAGAATGGGAATTTGGGGCTGGAGTTATGGAGGCTTTATGAGCAGTAATGCTTTATTTAAAGGCAATGATGTTTTTAAAATGGCAATTGCTGTGGCACCAGTAACAAGTTGGAGGTTTTATGATACAATCTATACAGAGCGTTATATGACGACTCCACAGGAAAATCCAAGTGGATATGATGAAAATTCACCGATTAACCATGTCGATAAATTAGAGGGAGATTTCTTGTTGATCCATGGGTCTGGTGATGATAATGTGCATTTACAAAATACTATGCGTATGGTTGAGGCATTGATTCAAGCAGATAAGCAATTTGAATGGATGATTTATCCAGATAAAAATCATGGTATCTATGGCGGAAATACACGCTTACACTTATATAAAAAGATGACTAATTTTATCAATAAAACTTTAGGTGATAAATTAGAGAAGGCTGAAGTAGAAGCAGAAGAAACATCTAAAATTAAAGGTTAA
- a CDS encoding hydroxymethylglutaryl-CoA reductase, degradative has translation MPNAISGFSKLTKSEKIEWLLDSYFTNKDNARTLVKQYWNSDEKLQKLHDEFIENTITNYYLPLGVAPNFLINNKLFTIPMAIEESSVVAAASKAAKFWYDRGGFKAEVISTEKIGQVHFIFKGDFKQLESFFDTIKPKLISSTSHITKNMERRGGGILNIELRNKSEDLDHYYQLHATFETLDAMGANFINSCLEQFASTFKAEADIHLENPLDIVMSILSNYVPNCIVRAEVSCPISDLKSKDISDPGIFAEKFKQAINIAEVEPFRAVTHNKGIMNGIDAVVLATGNDFRAVEAGVHAYAAKDNKYSSLTHCSIENDTFKFWIEIPLALGTVGGLTSLHPLVKFSLEMLEKPKAKDLMKIVAVAGLAQNFGAVKSLTTTGIQEGHMKMHLMNILNQFEATAEEKSKLVTHFKTNIVTHSAVVEAIENLRN, from the coding sequence ATGCCAAACGCTATTTCTGGCTTTTCTAAGCTAACAAAATCTGAAAAGATTGAATGGCTTTTAGACTCGTATTTCACTAATAAAGACAATGCTCGAACACTAGTAAAGCAGTATTGGAATTCAGATGAAAAACTACAAAAATTACACGATGAGTTCATCGAAAATACAATAACTAATTATTATTTACCACTGGGTGTCGCTCCTAACTTTTTAATAAATAATAAACTATTTACCATTCCTATGGCTATAGAAGAAAGTTCTGTAGTTGCGGCAGCTAGTAAGGCTGCAAAATTTTGGTATGACAGAGGTGGGTTTAAAGCTGAAGTAATCTCGACTGAAAAAATAGGCCAAGTTCACTTTATATTCAAAGGTGATTTTAAACAATTAGAAAGTTTTTTTGATACCATAAAACCAAAGTTAATCTCCTCAACTTCTCATATTACTAAAAATATGGAACGTCGTGGAGGAGGTATTTTAAATATTGAGTTACGAAATAAGTCTGAAGATTTAGACCACTATTACCAATTGCATGCTACGTTTGAAACTTTGGATGCTATGGGAGCAAATTTTATCAACTCTTGCTTAGAGCAATTTGCAAGTACGTTTAAAGCTGAAGCAGATATACATTTAGAAAACCCGCTAGATATAGTGATGAGTATTCTCTCAAATTATGTACCTAATTGCATTGTTAGAGCCGAAGTCTCATGTCCAATTTCTGACTTAAAAAGTAAAGATATTTCTGATCCTGGAATCTTTGCAGAGAAATTTAAACAAGCAATTAATATTGCAGAAGTTGAACCTTTTAGAGCTGTAACACACAACAAAGGCATTATGAATGGCATTGATGCAGTAGTATTAGCAACAGGAAATGATTTTAGAGCCGTTGAAGCTGGAGTCCATGCTTATGCTGCAAAAGACAATAAGTACTCTAGTCTAACTCATTGTTCTATTGAAAATGACACTTTTAAATTCTGGATTGAAATTCCATTAGCTTTAGGAACTGTAGGAGGTTTAACTAGTTTGCACCCTTTAGTAAAGTTTTCATTAGAAATGTTAGAAAAGCCAAAAGCAAAAGACTTGATGAAAATTGTTGCAGTTGCGGGATTGGCACAAAATTTTGGTGCCGTAAAGTCATTAACAACAACTGGCATTCAAGAAGGTCATATGAAGATGCATCTGATGAATATTTTAAATCAGTTTGAAGCAACAGCAGAAGAAAAATCAAAATTGGTAACGCATTTTAAAACCAATATAGTGACACATAGCGCTGTTGTTGAAGCTATTGAAAATCTAAGAAATTAA
- a CDS encoding thioredoxin family protein, with the protein MTKEVEGKINWLTLEEAIELQKTAPKKIMMDVYTNWCGPCKMLDKNTFQNEDVANYVNEHFYAVKFNGEGNQSVTYKDKTFANPNYDATKANRRNSAHEFTRVLKIRAYPTMAFFDEEANFITPVTGYLKPQQLELYLKLFKSDKYKEMTTPEQFNEYYKSFKGTFKE; encoded by the coding sequence ATGACAAAAGAAGTAGAAGGAAAAATTAATTGGTTGACTTTAGAAGAGGCTATAGAGCTTCAAAAAACAGCGCCTAAAAAAATTATGATGGATGTTTATACCAATTGGTGTGGGCCATGCAAAATGCTAGATAAAAATACCTTTCAGAACGAAGATGTAGCAAATTATGTCAACGAGCATTTCTATGCGGTTAAGTTTAATGGTGAAGGAAACCAATCAGTGACCTATAAGGATAAAACTTTTGCGAATCCAAATTACGATGCTACCAAAGCAAATCGTAGAAATAGTGCTCATGAGTTTACAAGAGTTCTTAAAATAAGAGCGTACCCAACTATGGCGTTTTTTGATGAAGAAGCAAATTTTATTACTCCAGTGACCGGGTATTTAAAACCACAACAACTAGAGTTGTATTTAAAATTGTTTAAAAGCGATAAATACAAAGAAATGACTACGCCAGAGCAATTCAACGAATACTACAAATCCTTTAAAGGTACATTTAAAGAATAA
- a CDS encoding C40 family peptidase has protein sequence MKRIIPILVLLIIVSSCKSKKAYSSKKRQTQTVKVNTKAKPSKEAQSIVKYAKTFDGTRYKYGGTSKRGMDCSGLIYTSFNKHNINVPRTTADLKSAGSWIDIKEVNVGDLVFFATKKNSRKVNHVGIVTNIGTGNVEFIHASSSRGVMVSSLAERYWYYAFVQARRIL, from the coding sequence ATGAAGCGAATTATACCTATACTTGTTTTACTGATAATTGTAAGTAGTTGTAAATCAAAAAAAGCGTATTCAAGCAAAAAGAGGCAAACTCAAACAGTAAAAGTTAACACTAAAGCTAAACCATCTAAAGAAGCACAAAGCATAGTAAAATATGCTAAAACTTTCGATGGTACACGCTATAAATATGGTGGCACTTCTAAACGTGGTATGGATTGCTCTGGATTGATTTACACAAGCTTCAACAAACATAATATCAATGTACCAAGAACAACAGCCGATTTAAAAAGTGCTGGTTCTTGGATAGATATTAAAGAAGTAAATGTTGGTGACTTAGTATTTTTTGCTACTAAGAAAAATAGTAGAAAAGTGAATCATGTAGGTATAGTTACTAATATTGGGACTGGCAATGTTGAATTTATACATGCCTCAAGTAGTCGTGGTGTTATGGTGTCTTCTTTAGCTGAGCGTTATTGGTATTATGCTTTTGTACAGGCGAGACGTATTTTGTAA
- the lpxB gene encoding lipid-A-disaccharide synthase has product MKYYIIAGEASGDLHGSNLMKALIKEDNKADIRFWGGDLMQTIGGKLVMHYKERQFMGFAEVIFNLRKITKHIKFCKSDIENFQPDVIIFIDNSGFNLRIAKWAKAKNFRTHYYISPQVWASRAGRVEKIKQVVDAMYVILPFEKDFYKTYDYDVHFVGHPLIDAIADRPQVEEHIFRKEHHLSDKPIIALLPGSRKQEITKMLSVMLSLVNDFKDYQFVIAGAPSQDFSFYQSFIKQDHVSFISNKTYDLLSISAAALVTSGTATLETALFKVPQVVCYKANAISYMIAKRIITLKYISLVNLIMNREVVTELIQGDLNKKRLKKELTVILDTEKREQLFLDYYELEQQLGGRGASENTAKLIYNAIK; this is encoded by the coding sequence ATGAAGTACTATATCATTGCTGGCGAAGCCTCTGGAGATTTGCATGGTTCTAACCTAATGAAAGCCTTGATTAAAGAAGATAACAAAGCTGATATTAGATTTTGGGGAGGAGACTTAATGCAAACTATTGGTGGTAAATTAGTAATGCATTACAAGGAGCGTCAGTTTATGGGTTTTGCTGAAGTGATTTTTAATCTTAGAAAAATCACCAAACATATAAAATTTTGTAAATCTGATATTGAAAATTTTCAACCAGATGTCATTATTTTTATAGACAACTCTGGTTTTAATCTTCGTATAGCTAAATGGGCAAAAGCCAAAAACTTTAGAACACATTATTACATATCACCACAAGTTTGGGCATCGAGAGCTGGTCGTGTTGAAAAAATTAAGCAAGTTGTTGATGCTATGTATGTTATCCTTCCCTTTGAAAAGGACTTCTACAAAACATATGATTACGATGTCCATTTTGTTGGCCATCCATTAATTGATGCTATCGCTGATCGACCACAAGTTGAAGAACATATATTTAGAAAAGAACATCACCTATCTGATAAACCCATTATTGCATTATTACCAGGCAGTCGGAAACAGGAGATTACAAAAATGCTTAGCGTTATGTTAAGCTTGGTTAATGATTTTAAGGATTATCAGTTTGTAATTGCTGGAGCACCTAGTCAGGATTTTAGTTTTTACCAAAGTTTTATAAAACAAGATCATGTAAGTTTTATCTCAAATAAAACCTATGATTTGCTGAGCATCTCTGCTGCAGCTTTGGTGACTTCTGGAACGGCAACATTAGAAACTGCCCTATTTAAAGTTCCACAGGTCGTTTGCTATAAAGCTAATGCAATTTCTTATATGATTGCAAAACGCATTATCACTTTAAAATATATTTCGCTTGTAAATTTAATAATGAATCGCGAGGTGGTGACAGAATTAATCCAAGGAGATTTAAATAAAAAACGTCTAAAAAAAGAATTGACAGTTATTTTAGATACTGAAAAACGTGAGCAGCTCTTTTTAGACTATTACGAATTAGAACAACAACTTGGTGGTAGAGGTGCTAGTGAAAATACTGCTAAGCTAATTTACAATGCTATTAAATAA
- the surE gene encoding 5'/3'-nucleotidase SurE — MSKRPLILVTNDDGITAPGIRTLISVMNTIGDVVVVAPDSPQSAMGHAITINSTLHIEKVTIDGNQPEYSCSGTPADCVKLAVNEILERRPDICVSGINHGSNSSINVIYSGTMSAALEAGIEGIPAVGFSLLDYNWNANFEHCKPFIETITRQVLEHGLHDGVVLNVNLPNLEKKAIKGIKICRQARANWKEEFDKRTNPMGRDYYWLTGKFVNMDNGEDTDEWALENGYVSVVPVQFDLTAHHAIQNLNTWKLNE, encoded by the coding sequence ATGTCTAAACGTCCTTTAATTTTAGTTACCAATGATGATGGTATTACAGCACCAGGTATAAGAACCTTAATTTCGGTAATGAATACCATTGGAGATGTTGTCGTAGTTGCTCCTGACAGCCCACAAAGTGCTATGGGTCATGCTATTACCATTAACTCCACTTTACATATTGAAAAAGTAACCATAGATGGTAATCAACCCGAATACAGTTGCTCTGGCACACCAGCTGATTGTGTAAAATTAGCAGTTAATGAAATTTTAGAAAGAAGACCAGATATTTGTGTATCTGGTATTAACCATGGTTCAAATTCTTCTATTAATGTGATTTACTCAGGTACCATGAGTGCTGCACTCGAAGCTGGTATAGAAGGAATTCCTGCTGTTGGATTTTCACTATTAGACTATAACTGGAACGCAAATTTTGAACACTGCAAACCTTTTATAGAAACTATTACAAGACAAGTTTTAGAACACGGATTACATGATGGAGTTGTCTTAAATGTGAATCTTCCAAATCTTGAAAAGAAAGCTATAAAAGGCATAAAAATATGTAGACAAGCACGTGCTAATTGGAAAGAAGAGTTTGATAAACGTACCAATCCTATGGGACGTGATTATTATTGGTTAACTGGTAAGTTTGTTAATATGGATAATGGGGAAGACACAGATGAATGGGCTTTAGAAAACGGTTATGTCTCTGTTGTACCTGTACAATTTGATCTAACAGCACACCATGCCATACAAAATTTAAATACTTGGAAGTTGAATGAATAA
- a CDS encoding ComEC/Rec2 family competence protein, with amino-acid sequence MKLLNFTIIKLTICLVIGIILAHYTNLDFKTVLYTTICTSILLGIYWIYLRNKIYRLPLFGLLTYLCVIGVGMTSYNIQNKKLQTNHYTNLNTYDVYNAITFKIKERLKPDNYNDKYIVSISSYNDQEASGRLLININKDSLNKPLAVDDLLFVSSKLQVIQKPLNPHQFDYSKYLELKQVYHQLYLKQSDLLLLSNSKKTIYGYADQLRTTINKGLITAGFKNDVLSIMNALLLGQRQSIDKTIYNNYVNSGTIHILAVSGLHVGILLWILNFLFKPLLRLKYGNYLRPLILVVILWSFAVIAGLSPSVTRAVAMFSIISIAMHLKRPTNIYNTLIISAFGILLFKPTFLFEVGFQMSYLAVLGIVSVQPIIYKLWKPKYLVTDKLWQIFSVTLAAQAGVVPISLFYFHQFPGLFFISNIVVIPFLGLILGFGLLVIALALTNMLPDFIVTAYSFIIESLNAFIAWVAQFEGFLFRDIPFTVLQVICSYFIIVALVQVYKFKNFKWVALSLIGIICFQGITFYNAHNVQGDAFVVFNKSKYSMIGQKHNEGLQIHHNLDSLRQNTDNVITNYKVGESIENIEIDSLQSIYQFNNKNILIIDSLGVYKGLSFQPNYILLRNSPRLNINRVIDSLKPELIIADASNYKSYVKRWKATCEHKKIPFHYTYEKGAFIID; translated from the coding sequence ATGAAGTTACTAAACTTTACCATCATAAAACTTACCATTTGTTTGGTTATCGGAATCATATTAGCTCACTATACTAATCTTGATTTTAAAACAGTTTTATACACTACAATTTGTACATCCATTTTACTAGGCATTTATTGGATATATCTGCGAAATAAAATATATCGACTACCCTTATTTGGACTCTTAACTTATCTATGTGTGATTGGAGTCGGAATGACTTCATATAATATTCAGAATAAAAAGTTGCAAACAAATCATTATACTAATCTCAATACATATGATGTTTATAATGCAATAACTTTTAAAATTAAAGAGCGACTAAAACCAGATAACTATAATGATAAATATATTGTTTCTATAAGCTCATATAATGACCAAGAAGCTTCTGGTAGATTGTTAATTAACATCAATAAGGATAGTTTGAATAAACCTTTAGCTGTAGATGACTTACTATTTGTGTCTTCTAAATTACAGGTCATTCAGAAACCTTTAAATCCACATCAGTTTGATTACTCAAAGTATTTAGAATTGAAACAAGTTTATCATCAATTGTATTTAAAACAGAGTGATTTACTTCTATTATCAAATTCAAAAAAAACAATTTATGGCTATGCTGACCAATTAAGAACAACTATCAACAAAGGACTAATTACTGCAGGTTTTAAAAATGATGTACTTAGTATTATGAATGCATTATTACTTGGTCAACGACAAAGCATAGATAAAACGATTTATAATAATTATGTGAATTCTGGTACGATTCATATTCTAGCAGTTTCAGGGTTGCATGTCGGAATACTACTCTGGATTCTCAACTTTCTATTTAAACCACTACTCCGTCTTAAGTATGGAAATTATTTAAGACCATTAATTTTAGTTGTTATTCTTTGGTCTTTTGCCGTAATTGCAGGTTTATCTCCTTCTGTGACTAGAGCTGTAGCTATGTTTAGCATTATCAGCATTGCGATGCACTTAAAACGTCCTACAAATATTTACAATACTCTAATTATTTCTGCATTTGGAATTCTATTATTTAAACCTACTTTTCTATTCGAAGTTGGTTTTCAGATGAGTTATTTGGCAGTCTTAGGTATCGTTAGTGTTCAACCTATTATTTATAAACTCTGGAAACCAAAATATCTTGTCACAGATAAATTATGGCAAATCTTTTCAGTGACTTTGGCTGCTCAAGCTGGAGTTGTTCCAATCAGTTTGTTTTATTTTCATCAGTTTCCAGGATTATTCTTTATCTCTAATATTGTTGTAATTCCTTTTTTAGGTCTAATCCTAGGTTTTGGTTTATTGGTAATTGCATTAGCACTTACGAATATGCTTCCGGATTTTATAGTTACAGCATACAGTTTTATTATTGAAAGCCTAAATGCATTTATAGCTTGGGTTGCGCAATTTGAAGGTTTTCTATTTCGAGATATTCCTTTTACGGTACTACAAGTGATATGTTCTTACTTTATAATTGTTGCTTTGGTACAAGTCTATAAATTCAAAAACTTCAAATGGGTTGCTTTGAGTTTAATTGGAATTATTTGTTTTCAAGGCATCACTTTTTATAATGCACACAATGTTCAAGGTGATGCATTTGTTGTTTTTAATAAAAGTAAGTACTCAATGATTGGGCAAAAGCATAATGAAGGGTTACAAATACATCATAATCTAGATTCGCTAAGGCAAAATACAGATAATGTTATAACTAATTATAAGGTTGGTGAATCTATTGAGAATATTGAAATAGACAGTCTACAATCCATTTATCAGTTTAACAATAAAAACATTTTAATTATTGATAGTTTAGGTGTTTATAAAGGGCTTTCGTTTCAGCCCAACTATATTCTACTGAGAAATTCCCCAAGGCTAAACATCAATAGAGTTATTGACAGCCTAAAGCCAGAACTTATTATAGCAGATGCAAGTAATTATAAATCTTATGTAAAACGTTGGAAAGCCACTTGCGAGCATAAAAAAATCCCTTTTCATTATACTTATGAAAAGGGAGCCTTTATTATAGATTAA